The Thalassotalea nanhaiensis genome has a window encoding:
- a CDS encoding cytochrome b, giving the protein MFANFMAWLDARLPVTDAWNKHLAQYPAPKNFNFWYFFGSLAMLVLVNQIVTGIWLTMNYEPSGEGAFASVEYIMRDVDYGWLLRYMHSTGASAFFIVVYLHMYRGLMYGSYQKPRELLWIFGMLIYLVLMAEAFMGYLLPWGNMSYWGAQVIISLFGAIPVIGDDLTTWIRGDYVISGATLNRFFALHVVALPLVLVVLVFLHILALHEVGSNNPDGTNIKKKKGSVPEDEKSKFEFHEAYSGKYDIVDAIPFHPYYSVKDIMGVVGFLILFCWVMFFFPEGGGYFLEAPNFTPANGLKTPEHIVPVWYFGPFYTILRVVPEKLAGMLLMFAAIGMLFALPWFDRGIVKSFRFRSKIHFANLVQFTVCFIVLGVLGTMPASDLANLIGRIATFGYFGFFIALWFYSKDENTKPVPERVTK; this is encoded by the coding sequence ATGTTTGCAAACTTTATGGCTTGGTTAGACGCACGTCTACCAGTAACAGATGCATGGAATAAGCATTTAGCCCAATATCCTGCGCCAAAAAACTTTAACTTTTGGTACTTCTTCGGTTCATTAGCAATGCTAGTACTTGTTAACCAAATCGTAACGGGTATTTGGTTAACAATGAACTATGAACCATCAGGCGAAGGTGCATTTGCATCTGTAGAGTACATCATGCGTGATGTAGATTACGGTTGGCTTTTACGCTACATGCATTCGACAGGTGCTTCAGCATTCTTTATTGTTGTGTATTTGCATATGTATCGTGGCCTTATGTACGGTTCTTACCAAAAACCACGTGAATTACTGTGGATCTTCGGTATGTTAATCTACTTGGTATTAATGGCTGAAGCGTTTATGGGCTACTTGCTACCTTGGGGTAACATGAGTTACTGGGGCGCACAGGTAATTATCTCACTATTTGGTGCAATACCTGTTATTGGCGATGATTTAACAACTTGGATCCGTGGTGACTACGTTATCTCTGGTGCGACGTTAAATCGATTCTTCGCATTGCATGTTGTTGCTTTACCGTTAGTGCTAGTTGTTCTGGTTTTCTTACATATTCTAGCATTACACGAAGTAGGTTCTAATAACCCTGATGGCACGAACATTAAGAAGAAAAAAGGTTCTGTTCCAGAAGATGAGAAAAGCAAATTTGAATTCCACGAAGCATACTCAGGTAAGTATGACATCGTAGATGCTATCCCATTCCATCCATACTACTCTGTTAAAGATATCATGGGTGTTGTTGGATTCTTAATCTTATTCTGTTGGGTAATGTTCTTCTTCCCTGAAGGCGGTGGTTACTTCCTTGAGGCGCCAAACTTTACCCCAGCAAATGGTTTGAAAACCCCTGAGCACATTGTGCCAGTATGGTATTTTGGTCCTTTCTACACAATCTTGCGTGTAGTTCCTGAGAAGTTAGCGGGCATGTTATTAATGTTTGCTGCTATTGGTATGTTATTTGCCTTACCTTGGTTTGATCGTGGTATCGTTAAATCGTTCCGTTTCCGTAGCAAAATCCACTTTGCAAATTTAGTACAATTTACTGTGTGTTTTATCGTGTTAGGCGTGTTAGGTACAATGCCAGCATCTGATTTAGCTAACTTAATTGGCCGTATTGCAACATTTGGCTACTTCGGTTTCTTTATCGCACTTTGGTTCTACTCAAAAGACGAGAACACTAAACCAGTTCCAGAAAGGGTGACTAAATAA
- a CDS encoding cytochrome c1, with protein MKKILIALFTLLPTLAFAAGGGAPLDHANNDITDKASLRNGAATFMNYCLGCHQLQYQRYNRTFTDLEIDEQEGIETLMFTGEKVGDHITNTMPDKEAAAWFGAAPPDLTLAARFRSTDWLYTYLRSFYSDSERPFGVNNATFKDVGMPHVFQQLQGVQELSAEAKAMLQLPVAEQRPLANSDLVLTQPGTLTPAEYDVVVRDLVNFLEYTGEPSKVERHRLGYWVLGFLVILFIFSYLLKKEYWRDVH; from the coding sequence ATGAAAAAAATACTAATTGCTCTATTTACTTTATTACCAACATTAGCATTTGCAGCAGGTGGTGGTGCACCACTTGATCATGCAAATAATGATATTACTGATAAAGCGTCACTTCGCAATGGTGCTGCAACCTTTATGAACTATTGTTTAGGTTGTCACCAATTACAATACCAACGTTATAACCGTACGTTTACCGATTTAGAGATCGATGAACAAGAAGGCATTGAAACGTTGATGTTCACTGGTGAAAAGGTTGGTGATCATATTACTAATACTATGCCTGATAAAGAAGCAGCGGCTTGGTTTGGTGCTGCGCCACCAGATTTAACATTAGCCGCTCGTTTTAGAAGTACTGATTGGTTATACACATACCTTCGTTCTTTCTACAGCGATAGTGAGCGTCCATTTGGCGTGAACAATGCTACATTTAAAGACGTTGGTATGCCGCATGTATTCCAACAGTTACAAGGTGTACAAGAGTTAAGCGCTGAAGCAAAAGCTATGTTACAATTGCCTGTAGCAGAACAACGTCCACTTGCTAATTCTGATTTAGTTCTTACTCAACCGGGTACTTTAACACCGGCTGAGTATGATGTTGTGGTACGTGATTTAGTTAACTTTTTAGAATATACCGGTGAGCCAAGCAAAGTTGAGCGTCATCGTTTAGGTTACTGGGTTCTTGGTTTCCTAGTAATTTTATTCATCTTTAGTTACTTATTGAAGAAAGAATATTGGCGCGACGTGCACTAA
- the petA gene encoding ubiquinol-cytochrome c reductase iron-sulfur subunit has product MSNAPVNNGRRRFLTAATSVVGAAGVAGAAVPFIASWNPSAKAKAAGAPVEVNVSKIATGQLIRAEYRGKPVYIVRRSQEIIDNLGGHEDQLRDPESAEEQQPEYAQNQYRSINPEYLVAEGVCTHLGCAPTYQKGDFSEQVEGVDYGFFCPCHGSKFDMAGRVFAGVPAPLNLVVPEHSFPSAGTLIIGIGKGDA; this is encoded by the coding sequence ATGAGCAATGCGCCCGTGAATAACGGCCGTCGACGTTTCCTGACAGCAGCTACTTCGGTAGTTGGTGCAGCAGGCGTTGCTGGTGCAGCTGTGCCATTCATCGCTTCCTGGAATCCAAGTGCCAAAGCTAAAGCTGCCGGTGCTCCAGTTGAAGTTAATGTAAGCAAAATTGCCACAGGTCAGCTAATTCGTGCTGAATACCGTGGTAAACCTGTGTATATCGTACGTCGCAGTCAAGAAATCATCGATAACCTAGGTGGTCATGAAGACCAATTGCGTGATCCTGAATCAGCTGAAGAGCAACAACCTGAATATGCACAGAATCAATACCGCTCAATTAACCCTGAGTACCTTGTTGCTGAGGGTGTTTGTACTCACCTTGGTTGTGCACCAACGTATCAAAAAGGTGATTTCTCTGAGCAAGTTGAAGGCGTAGATTACGGTTTCTTCTGTCCGTGTCATGGTTCTAAATTTGATATGGCTGGTCGTGTATTTGCTGGCGTTCCTGCACCACTTAACTTAGTGGTACCTGAGCATTCATTCCCATCAGCAGGTACCTTAATAATTGGTATCGGCAAAGGAGACGCATAA